The sequence below is a genomic window from Methanofastidiosum sp..
AAGAAAAAGGGGACTACGTTACAGCCTTTGCTTCATTAAATTACCTCCATGGTTACCTTGATGCCGGTGCAAGGCTTGGGGTATTCAAAGTATCAACAACTGAATATTTTGCTTTTGAAGAGGAGACGAGGTGATTAATTGGATTACAAAGTTACACTAGAAGTTCCAATTATTGTGAGAGATATTAAAGACGGTGAAGATGCAATTAAAGTTGCAATGTCAACTGTTAATAAAAAACTTAAAACAAGTAAACTTGAATATGTAAAGGTTGAAATCGGTATGTCACAGTGCCCAAAGTGCGGCAATTATTTTGAAAGCTCATTTTTTGTCGGCAATATTTCTCTT
It includes:
- a CDS encoding DUF555 domain-containing protein, which codes for MDYKVTLEVPIIVRDIKDGEDAIKVAMSTVNKKLKTSKLEYVKVEIGMSQCPKCGNYFESSFFVGNISLVGIYLTLDVFNAENTIHAENIAKSVVGKALKDIPFKTFEIKERVEKVRKKRR